In Dyadobacter subterraneus, a single genomic region encodes these proteins:
- a CDS encoding Do family serine endopeptidase, with product MFQKQNIKKLAPVALAFAFLGGSSFAAYEHFSKPDTISSWVENNMPVVKARLDEKNTGANVAMIPADFSFASQKATAAVVHIKSTLKPERNVSQMQVPDELRDFFGGRSPFGQEGPQGQGRGEKAQASGSGVIINPDGYIVTNNHVIQGAESLEVTLADKRVFKAKVIGSDPNTDIALIQIDAKNLPALSFGSSENVKVGQWVLAVGNPFNLTSTVTAGIVSAKGRSINILGENSKAPVESFIQTDAAVNPGNSGGALVDLNGNLIGINTAIASQTGQFAGYSFAVPSSIAHKVVEDISKFGSVQRGYLGVGISEVDGTKVKSYDLKVNEGVRVESFAEQSAAREAGIKIGDIITKIDGHQIESVPQLQESIAQHKPSDKVVVNVNREGVEKELTVTLKSNTGTLVAEKSAQTLDNLGIELQDLTTQQKRNWDVEQGVIVSQINAGKVRQNTDMQDGFVITKIDKTPVGNVQQAMKALEGKKGGVMIEGVYPGSQETQYYAIGL from the coding sequence ATGTTTCAAAAACAAAATATCAAAAAACTTGCTCCTGTTGCTTTGGCGTTTGCTTTTTTGGGAGGTTCTTCTTTTGCTGCATATGAACATTTTAGCAAGCCTGATACCATTTCAAGCTGGGTTGAAAACAACATGCCTGTTGTTAAAGCCCGTTTGGATGAAAAAAATACAGGCGCCAATGTAGCCATGATTCCAGCCGATTTTTCTTTTGCCTCACAAAAAGCCACAGCGGCGGTAGTCCATATAAAATCAACACTAAAACCAGAAAGAAATGTTAGCCAAATGCAGGTTCCGGATGAACTGAGGGACTTTTTTGGTGGTCGCAGTCCATTTGGTCAGGAGGGGCCGCAGGGACAGGGAAGAGGTGAAAAAGCACAAGCTTCCGGTTCAGGCGTTATTATCAATCCGGATGGATATATCGTCACAAACAACCACGTAATCCAAGGGGCAGAATCTTTGGAAGTGACTTTGGCCGACAAAAGGGTTTTCAAAGCAAAAGTTATTGGCTCTGACCCAAACACGGATATTGCCCTGATACAAATTGATGCTAAAAACCTGCCTGCATTATCTTTTGGTAGTTCGGAAAATGTAAAAGTAGGACAGTGGGTTTTGGCAGTTGGTAATCCTTTTAATCTTACTTCAACCGTTACAGCCGGGATAGTAAGTGCAAAAGGTCGTAGTATCAATATTTTAGGAGAAAATTCAAAAGCGCCGGTCGAATCATTTATTCAGACGGATGCAGCTGTAAATCCAGGTAATTCAGGCGGCGCACTGGTTGATTTAAATGGAAATCTGATTGGTATCAATACAGCGATCGCGAGTCAGACGGGACAATTTGCAGGATATTCATTTGCTGTTCCTTCAAGTATCGCCCATAAAGTTGTAGAAGATATTTCAAAATTTGGTTCAGTTCAGCGTGGTTACCTGGGTGTAGGAATCAGTGAGGTGGATGGCACAAAAGTGAAGTCTTACGATTTGAAAGTGAATGAAGGCGTCCGTGTTGAAAGTTTTGCAGAGCAAAGTGCCGCTCGCGAAGCAGGGATAAAAATCGGAGATATAATCACAAAAATTGATGGACATCAGATTGAAAGTGTTCCTCAGTTACAAGAATCCATCGCGCAGCATAAACCCAGTGATAAAGTAGTTGTGAATGTGAATCGTGAAGGTGTTGAAAAAGAGTTGACCGTTACCCTAAAAAGTAACACAGGCACGCTGGTTGCAGAAAAATCTGCTCAGACACTTGATAATCTCGGAATCGAATTACAGGATTTAACAACTCAGCAAAAAAGAAACTGGGATGTTGAACAAGGCGTAATTGTGAGCCAAATTAATGCAGGAAAAGTCCGTCAGAATACGGATATGCAGGATGGTTTCGTTATTACTAAAATAGATAAAACACCTGTTGGAAACGTGCAGCAAGCGATGAAAGCATTAGAAGGTAAAAAAGGTGGGGTAATGATTGAGGGAGTATATCCTGGAAGTCAGGAAACACAATATTATGCGATTGGTTTGTGA
- a CDS encoding sensor histidine kinase codes for MRLLLRILRYQLVTSMIVLFLGAGLFYVSVRYLIDREANKELFQSQVKVRWQLRHLDTLPVYILQLGDSLQLQPVQYPGRPFMRETSMLNLAENEYQPYRQLVFYERSLGQWYKITISKMLLQRQRLLETVVMTITFIVALLLVSLLLLNSWLSERLWKPFYKTLGKLDQYQIQQHETLEFKKEETLEFDQLNLAVTQLTERIAAAYQNLKEFTENASHEIQTPLAVILSKIEGLFQDETLTESQLVTLSSVSEAANRLGRLNQALLLLTKIENRQFLAGTDPVNLVPIINGKLQDLEDLIVQRKISIQTDMESVGLVIHPALAEILVNNLLTNAIRHNVENGKIIITLRERFFSVKNTGKMLNLNPEQLFERFRKESTVSASLGLGLALVKTICEVNGQNLKYEIDHEWHTLTVSW; via the coding sequence ATGAGATTATTACTCCGGATACTTCGCTACCAATTGGTAACATCGATGATCGTTCTATTTTTGGGAGCGGGGTTATTTTATGTTTCAGTAAGGTATCTGATTGACAGGGAGGCTAATAAAGAATTATTTCAAAGTCAGGTGAAAGTGCGATGGCAGTTGAGGCATCTGGATACTTTGCCGGTGTATATTTTACAGTTGGGTGATAGTTTACAGCTTCAACCAGTTCAGTATCCGGGAAGACCTTTTATGCGGGAGACTTCGATGTTGAATCTTGCTGAAAATGAGTATCAGCCTTACCGCCAATTGGTTTTTTATGAGAGATCATTGGGGCAATGGTATAAAATAACAATCAGTAAAATGCTTTTACAACGGCAGCGGTTACTGGAAACGGTTGTAATGACGATTACATTTATTGTTGCGTTGTTATTGGTTTCTTTGCTGTTGTTAAATAGTTGGTTGTCAGAGCGTTTGTGGAAACCTTTCTACAAAACTTTAGGAAAACTGGATCAATACCAGATTCAGCAGCACGAAACTCTGGAGTTTAAGAAAGAGGAAACTTTGGAATTTGATCAGCTCAATCTGGCTGTTACGCAGCTTACGGAAAGAATTGCTGCGGCGTATCAAAATCTCAAAGAATTCACTGAAAATGCATCGCATGAAATACAAACGCCTCTGGCAGTGATCCTTTCAAAAATTGAAGGATTGTTTCAGGATGAAACTTTAACGGAATCACAACTTGTTACATTGTCAAGTGTCAGTGAAGCTGCTAATAGATTGGGGCGTTTGAATCAGGCATTATTATTGCTGACAAAGATAGAGAACAGACAATTCCTGGCAGGAACGGATCCGGTGAATCTGGTTCCTATTATAAATGGGAAGTTGCAGGATCTGGAAGATTTGATTGTCCAACGAAAAATATCGATTCAGACAGACATGGAATCTGTTGGTTTGGTAATACATCCGGCGCTCGCAGAAATATTGGTTAATAATTTATTGACAAATGCGATCCGCCATAACGTTGAAAACGGAAAGATTATTATTACCTTACGTGAAAGATTTTTTTCGGTTAAAAATACAGGAAAAATGCTGAATTTGAACCCGGAGCAGTTGTTTGAACGTTTTAGAAAAGAAAGCACAGTTTCTGCCTCACTTGGACTTGGTCTTGCGCTGGTTAAAACCATTTGTGAAGTGAACGGACAAAATTTAAAATATGAGATAGACCACGAATGGCATACTTTGACCGTTAGTTGGTGA
- a CDS encoding response regulator transcription factor codes for MKLLLIEDEKALATSIQNYFQRENFICEWASDYESAIEKINIYKYDCVLVDIMLPDGDGLNAVRELKRKNPETGIIIISAKNSLDDRIEGLNLGSDDYLTKPFHLSELNARVQAVIRRRNFQGNQQIRFGKINIEPQEHFVAVEGQEIILTRKEYDLLIYLIANKNRVLTKESIAEHLWGDDADLMDNFDFIYTHIKNLRKKLMDKGCPDYLRSIYGVGYKFSEQ; via the coding sequence ATGAAACTATTACTCATAGAAGACGAGAAGGCGCTGGCAACGAGTATTCAGAATTATTTCCAACGCGAAAATTTCATTTGCGAGTGGGCATCTGATTATGAATCGGCCATTGAAAAAATAAATATATATAAGTACGATTGTGTGCTTGTTGATATAATGCTTCCGGATGGTGATGGACTGAATGCTGTTCGTGAACTGAAACGCAAGAATCCGGAAACGGGTATCATTATCATTTCTGCAAAAAATTCACTTGATGACAGAATTGAAGGTTTGAATTTGGGTTCTGATGATTATTTAACCAAGCCATTCCATCTCTCCGAGCTTAATGCAAGAGTGCAGGCTGTGATCCGCAGACGGAATTTTCAGGGAAATCAGCAGATACGTTTTGGTAAAATAAATATAGAGCCTCAAGAGCATTTTGTAGCTGTGGAAGGCCAGGAGATAATTTTGACAAGAAAGGAATATGACTTGTTGATTTATCTGATCGCTAACAAAAACCGGGTTTTAACCAAGGAATCCATCGCTGAGCATTTATGGGGAGACGATGCGGATTTGATGGATAATTTTGATTTTATCTATACGCATATTAAAAACCTGAGGAAAAAACTGATGGATAAGGGTTGTCCGGATTATCTGAGATCAATTTACGGAGTAGGATATAAGTTTAGCGAGCAATGA
- a CDS encoding ThuA domain-containing protein, translated as MVDFFKRALSIFLCSVSLLFVVPSVQAQNKKPKFKVIAFYTGKNDQAHISYMHEANKFFPKIAAQYNFTYDSTTDWSKLNAEFLSNYQVVLFLDTRPEKPEQRAAFQKYMENGGAWIGFHFAAFALTPSAFNQDWDWYHEKFLGSGQYASNTWRPTSAVLRVEDRKHPATKNLPETFNSSPNEWYRWEHDLRKNPDIKILLSIDSTSFPLGTGPKQHEIWHSGYYPVVWTNKNFKMLYLNMGHNDIDYENKTNKTLSYTFANKTQNQLIIDGLLWLGSGKK; from the coding sequence ATGGTAGATTTTTTTAAAAGGGCGTTAAGTATCTTTTTGTGTTCAGTGTCTCTACTTTTTGTTGTGCCATCTGTACAAGCACAAAATAAAAAGCCAAAATTTAAGGTCATCGCCTTCTATACAGGCAAAAATGATCAGGCACATATCAGTTATATGCATGAGGCGAATAAATTTTTTCCAAAGATCGCTGCTCAGTATAATTTCACCTACGATTCTACGACCGATTGGAGTAAACTGAATGCTGAATTTCTTTCAAATTATCAGGTCGTTCTTTTCCTGGACACACGTCCCGAAAAACCTGAACAAAGAGCCGCATTTCAAAAGTACATGGAAAACGGGGGAGCCTGGATAGGCTTTCATTTTGCAGCATTTGCATTGACTCCGTCTGCTTTTAACCAGGATTGGGATTGGTATCATGAAAAGTTTTTGGGTTCAGGACAATATGCCAGTAATACCTGGCGGCCAACTTCTGCTGTTTTGAGAGTTGAGGATAGAAAACATCCGGCCACAAAAAACCTTCCTGAAACATTTAACTCTTCACCAAATGAATGGTATCGCTGGGAGCATGATCTTCGTAAAAATCCGGATATCAAAATTCTTCTATCAATTGATTCCACCAGTTTTCCATTAGGAACTGGTCCCAAGCAGCACGAGATTTGGCACAGCGGATATTATCCTGTGGTTTGGACAAATAAAAATTTCAAAATGCTTTATCTGAATATGGGGCATAACGATATTGACTATGAAAATAAAACCAATAAAACATTGTCATACACATTTGCCAATAAAACTCAGAATCAGTTGATTATTGACGGTCTTTTGTGGCTGGGATCTGGGAAAAAGTAA
- a CDS encoding magnesium transporter CorA family protein translates to MIKTFADKSEHPFEWLDVTDPSMDELHEIAKKYNLHESSVNDCLQPDHLPKYEIVGNEGDVFIILRLHTSEVANQADTVRELTDKIAIFMKEERVITIHKKPWPESEKIKDEYIKSDYCKSAHHILNEIVKTGLATYDQHAARLNREIEFFETNMFLKNRKRSLLEGLYYLKRKVDVTRRILILTFEIVDKIDNQPGNTYTRDTRDLYVKLHNIYDTLFENTNHLLTIYFSLSSQRTNEIIRVLTIFSVFFMPLTFIVGIYGMNFEHMPELKMRFGYPGVMLLMGVVTGCIYYWFKKREWL, encoded by the coding sequence ATGATCAAAACATTTGCAGATAAGTCCGAACATCCTTTTGAGTGGCTGGACGTTACCGACCCAAGTATGGACGAGTTGCATGAAATTGCTAAAAAATACAACCTTCATGAATCTTCGGTGAACGATTGCCTTCAACCGGACCATCTCCCGAAATATGAAATTGTTGGTAATGAAGGCGATGTCTTTATTATTTTACGTTTGCATACCAGCGAAGTAGCAAACCAGGCAGATACAGTCAGAGAACTGACGGACAAGATTGCAATTTTTATGAAAGAGGAACGCGTAATCACAATTCATAAAAAACCATGGCCGGAATCTGAAAAGATCAAAGATGAATATATCAAATCGGATTACTGTAAATCAGCTCATCATATTCTCAATGAAATCGTAAAAACCGGATTGGCAACTTACGATCAACACGCAGCTCGCCTGAACAGGGAAATAGAATTTTTTGAAACCAATATGTTTTTAAAAAATAGAAAACGTTCGCTTCTGGAAGGTTTGTACTATTTAAAAAGAAAGGTTGACGTAACGCGCAGAATCCTGATTCTTACTTTTGAAATCGTAGATAAAATTGATAACCAGCCGGGTAATACCTACACGCGTGACACACGAGATCTTTATGTGAAATTGCACAATATCTACGATACACTTTTTGAAAACACAAATCATTTATTAACAATCTATTTCTCACTTTCTTCTCAAAGAACCAATGAAATTATCCGGGTCCTGACTATTTTTTCAGTCTTTTTCATGCCGCTCACATTCATTGTTGGCATTTATGGGATGAATTTTGAGCATATGCCGGAACTGAAAATGAGGTTCGGCTATCCGGGTGTTATGCTGTTGATGGGTGTAGTGACGGGTTGTATATATTATTGGTTTAAAAAACGGGAATGGCTTTAA
- the adhP gene encoding alcohol dehydrogenase AdhP, producing the protein MLPKKMKAAVVREFGKPLQIEEMPVKEPGRNQILVKVIASGVCHTDLHATEGDWPVKPKMPLIPGHEGIGYVVALGPDVNQVKEGDIVGVPWLYSACGCCEYCITGWETLCETQQNGGYSVDGSYAEYVIADARYVAHLPANTNMIEMAPILCAGVTVYKGLKETETKAGEWVAISGIGGLGHLAVQYAKAMGMHVAAIDISQDKLDLAKSLGADLIVNALETDPGEYLKKETGGMHGVLVTAVSPIAFKQGIAALRRKGTIALNGLPPGSFDLPIFETVLNRYTVRGSIVGTRKDLQEAVEFALDGKVKATVHTAKLEDINSVFDKMKAGKVDGRVVMTIANP; encoded by the coding sequence ATGTTACCAAAGAAGATGAAAGCAGCCGTTGTCCGTGAATTTGGAAAACCGCTACAAATTGAAGAAATGCCAGTTAAAGAGCCGGGAAGAAATCAGATTTTAGTCAAAGTAATTGCCAGCGGTGTTTGTCATACCGATTTGCATGCAACCGAAGGCGACTGGCCGGTAAAACCAAAGATGCCGCTGATTCCCGGACATGAAGGAATTGGTTATGTGGTTGCCCTTGGACCGGATGTTAATCAGGTTAAAGAAGGAGATATAGTTGGAGTGCCATGGCTTTACAGTGCCTGCGGATGTTGTGAATATTGTATAACCGGCTGGGAAACTTTGTGCGAAACCCAACAAAATGGTGGTTATAGCGTGGATGGCAGTTACGCCGAATATGTTATTGCGGATGCAAGATATGTGGCACATTTGCCGGCCAACACCAACATGATCGAAATGGCGCCGATTCTTTGCGCAGGCGTAACTGTTTACAAAGGCTTAAAAGAAACAGAAACCAAAGCTGGTGAATGGGTTGCAATTTCGGGAATTGGCGGACTGGGACATTTGGCTGTGCAATATGCAAAAGCGATGGGAATGCATGTGGCCGCAATCGATATCAGTCAGGACAAACTGGATCTCGCAAAAAGTCTGGGTGCAGATTTAATTGTAAATGCTTTGGAGACTGATCCGGGAGAATATTTGAAAAAAGAAACCGGCGGCATGCACGGAGTTCTGGTAACAGCTGTATCTCCTATTGCGTTTAAACAAGGAATTGCAGCGCTGAGAAGGAAAGGAACAATTGCTTTGAACGGATTGCCTCCGGGAAGTTTTGACTTACCGATTTTTGAAACCGTTTTAAACCGGTATACGGTAAGAGGTTCCATTGTAGGAACCCGAAAAGATCTTCAGGAAGCCGTGGAATTTGCTTTGGATGGAAAAGTAAAAGCGACCGTACATACCGCCAAGCTGGAAGACATCAATTCTGTTTTTGACAAAATGAAAGCAGGAAAGGTTGACGGAAGAGTGGTTATGACAATCGCAAATCCCTGA
- a CDS encoding 2,3-bisphosphoglycerate-dependent phosphoglycerate mutase, whose translation MPNLIIVRHGQSEWNLQNRFTGSTDIELTSTGEMEARNAGRLIKKYPLDEAYTSVLVRAIHTLTIILQEIDKTSMPVTKTAAFNERSYGDLQGLDKLEMTKKYGPAQVQTWRRSYDVVPPNGESLKNTYDRVVPYYIKEIEPKLRANKNIIIVAHGNSLRALMMYLEKISEAKISDVNLATGVPRLYEFDSGLGLSQVSYIH comes from the coding sequence ATGCCGAATTTAATAATCGTCAGACATGGCCAATCCGAATGGAATTTACAAAACAGATTTACAGGCAGTACCGATATTGAGTTGACTTCAACCGGTGAAATGGAGGCTAGAAACGCCGGCAGATTAATAAAAAAATACCCGCTTGATGAGGCTTATACATCGGTTTTGGTCAGAGCCATTCACACACTTACCATCATTCTCCAGGAAATTGACAAAACCTCAATGCCTGTTACAAAAACGGCCGCATTTAACGAAAGAAGTTACGGCGATTTGCAGGGGCTGGATAAGCTTGAAATGACTAAAAAATATGGCCCTGCTCAGGTTCAGACTTGGAGAAGAAGTTATGATGTGGTACCACCGAACGGTGAAAGTTTGAAAAATACGTATGACCGCGTAGTGCCATATTACATCAAAGAAATTGAACCTAAATTAAGAGCCAACAAAAACATTATTATTGTAGCACACGGTAACAGCCTACGCGCACTCATGATGTATCTTGAAAAAATTAGCGAGGCGAAAATCTCAGATGTTAACCTCGCAACTGGAGTTCCAAGATTGTATGAATTTGATTCGGGCTTGGGACTTTCACAGGTTTCTTACATTCATTAA
- a CDS encoding tryptophan-rich sensory protein yields MKDIKTGRYITAAIVIGGILGTYFFSRPRKKVIDTPFDKKRQDKVDRNLVTPANETFGIVWSTIYIGTLALAIHQALPSQIINPRYQKAQPWLRISYLLTGLFGYFFSKSDKTSRIGAAVTTISMLPAAIALHRALEIGQTEVNGAENIIRKSISLYTGWLTAAAAVSATTLVQEAGYMIKPDDAKHWTLGLLPVTTGLGVVISNRLNDPYYLVTIIAALTGIAVKQKDTNKEISILASTLATYLLGIVGNKLKEQLITDNVEVALS; encoded by the coding sequence ATGAAAGACATTAAAACTGGACGTTACATTACAGCAGCCATTGTTATTGGTGGCATCTTAGGAACTTACTTTTTCAGCCGTCCGCGAAAAAAAGTAATTGATACACCCTTTGATAAAAAACGTCAGGACAAGGTTGACAGAAATCTGGTAACGCCTGCAAATGAGACTTTTGGCATTGTTTGGTCAACGATATATATTGGAACTTTGGCGTTAGCAATTCACCAGGCTTTACCATCGCAAATTATAAATCCTCGTTATCAAAAAGCACAGCCGTGGCTTAGAATCAGTTATTTATTGACCGGTTTATTTGGCTATTTCTTTTCAAAATCTGATAAAACAAGTAGAATCGGGGCGGCGGTAACAACGATCAGTATGCTGCCGGCTGCCATTGCTCTTCATCGCGCACTGGAAATCGGTCAAACGGAAGTAAACGGAGCTGAAAATATAATCCGGAAATCAATTAGTTTATATACTGGCTGGCTGACTGCGGCAGCGGCTGTGAGCGCCACAACGCTGGTCCAGGAAGCAGGTTATATGATAAAACCGGATGATGCAAAACACTGGACACTGGGACTTCTCCCTGTTACCACCGGCCTTGGCGTTGTGATATCAAACCGATTGAATGATCCTTATTATCTGGTTACAATCATCGCTGCGCTGACCGGAATTGCCGTCAAACAAAAAGATACCAATAAAGAAATCAGCATTTTGGCCAGCACATTAGCAACCTATCTTTTGGGTATTGTTGGTAATAAATTGAAAGAGCAGCTTATCACGGACAACGTCGAAGTTGCTCTTTCATAA
- a CDS encoding AAA domain-containing protein produces MEYFKKLLDLLKIEREEDRQSYLKLTESTSVSERRANGLAWYPIAIRGQEMSRGDYVTVEVERTTHQDISHQLRFGMPAVLFSNHDPKKDRVEGTVTYQSGNRLKITLRTDELPDWSRDGKLGIDLLFDDNSYDEMQNALKNASAVYEKTDEGRLVKILIGEKEPTFKTEISPYVFSKLNNSQQSAVNKILAANELAVVHGPPGTGKTTTLVEAIKALIKQDKKQILVVAPSNTAVDLLSEKLSDQGLNVLRVGNPARVSERLMSLTLDSKMSAHPGMKEMKTLKKQANEYKNMAHKYKRSFGKAEREQRKALFDEAHRIMKDVGKSEQYIIDDLVAKAQVITATLVGSNHYTVRNLKYNTVVIDEAGQALEPACWVPILKAQKVVLAGDHCQLSPTIKSNEAAKKGLATTLLEKCVSLHPESVTLLEEQYRMNEQIMGYSSKVFYEDKLKANSAVAHHVLFPESTPLNFIDTAGCGFDEKLEGTSSTNPEEAAFVFKHLSQLVSELASQKGDDGNLLYTIENFPSIAVISPYKQQIYILKDQLLHHPALQIYGDKISVNTIDSFQGQERDVVYISMTRSNAEGDIGFLSDIRRMNVAMTRARKKLVIIGDSATLSSLPFYSDFINYAEKLDAYQSAWEFADL; encoded by the coding sequence ATGGAGTATTTTAAAAAGCTGCTTGATTTACTGAAAATCGAAAGAGAGGAAGACCGCCAATCTTATCTCAAACTTACTGAATCGACTTCCGTTTCCGAACGCAGGGCAAACGGACTTGCATGGTATCCAATTGCAATTCGCGGACAGGAAATGAGTCGGGGTGATTATGTTACGGTTGAAGTGGAGCGCACAACGCATCAGGATATCTCACATCAGCTCCGTTTTGGAATGCCGGCTGTTTTGTTTTCTAATCATGATCCTAAAAAAGACAGGGTTGAAGGCACGGTAACGTATCAAAGCGGGAATCGTCTGAAAATTACCTTGCGAACCGACGAATTGCCGGACTGGTCCCGCGACGGGAAATTGGGAATAGACCTGCTTTTTGATGACAACAGTTATGACGAAATGCAAAATGCGCTTAAAAATGCATCTGCTGTCTACGAAAAGACGGATGAAGGGCGTCTGGTGAAAATACTGATCGGTGAAAAAGAGCCGACTTTTAAAACAGAAATTTCTCCTTATGTTTTTTCTAAATTAAATAATTCCCAGCAATCTGCGGTTAACAAAATACTGGCGGCAAATGAACTTGCTGTTGTCCACGGTCCTCCAGGAACCGGAAAAACGACAACATTGGTAGAGGCAATCAAGGCGCTGATCAAGCAGGATAAAAAGCAGATTCTGGTTGTTGCGCCGAGTAATACTGCTGTTGATTTGTTAAGTGAGAAACTTTCAGATCAGGGTTTGAACGTGCTTCGTGTTGGAAATCCGGCTCGTGTTTCGGAGCGACTAATGTCTCTGACACTGGATAGCAAAATGTCTGCACATCCAGGCATGAAGGAAATGAAGACGCTGAAAAAACAGGCGAATGAGTATAAAAATATGGCTCATAAGTACAAGCGAAGTTTTGGAAAAGCGGAACGTGAGCAGCGCAAAGCCTTATTTGATGAAGCGCACAGAATAATGAAAGATGTCGGTAAATCCGAGCAATATATCATTGATGATCTGGTTGCGAAAGCGCAGGTAATTACGGCCACACTTGTCGGATCAAATCATTACACGGTGCGTAATTTGAAATATAATACTGTTGTAATTGATGAAGCCGGACAAGCATTGGAGCCCGCATGCTGGGTGCCGATTTTAAAAGCGCAAAAGGTGGTTTTAGCCGGTGATCATTGTCAGCTTTCACCAACTATTAAATCAAATGAGGCTGCGAAAAAGGGTTTGGCCACAACCTTACTGGAAAAATGCGTATCACTGCATCCGGAATCAGTCACTCTTTTGGAAGAGCAATACCGTATGAATGAGCAGATTATGGGTTACTCTTCAAAAGTTTTTTACGAAGATAAACTGAAAGCCAATAGTGCTGTTGCTCACCATGTTCTGTTTCCTGAATCCACTCCGCTTAATTTTATTGATACGGCTGGTTGTGGTTTTGATGAAAAACTGGAAGGAACAAGCTCTACAAATCCTGAGGAAGCGGCTTTTGTTTTCAAACATTTAAGCCAGCTGGTTTCTGAACTTGCTTCTCAAAAAGGTGATGATGGTAACCTGTTGTACACAATAGAAAATTTTCCAAGCATCGCCGTAATTTCACCTTACAAACAACAAATTTATATTTTGAAGGATCAGTTGCTTCATCATCCGGCGCTCCAAATTTACGGTGACAAAATCTCAGTCAACACCATTGACAGTTTTCAGGGCCAGGAGCGTGATGTTGTGTATATCAGCATGACCAGAAGTAACGCGGAAGGAGACATTGGATTTCTTTCGGATATCCGGAGAATGAATGTGGCGATGACCCGCGCCAGAAAAAAACTGGTTATAATAGGGGATAGTGCCACCTTATCTTCTTTGCCTTTCTATTCGGATTTTATCAACTATGCAGAAAAACTGGATGCTTATCAAAGTGCTTGGGAATTTGCAGATTTATGA
- a CDS encoding helix-turn-helix domain-containing protein, which yields MISNTESIEEFYKGKFNYLPDNLQHEAGHFNVFRLEDCIAHPVKYSRRDFYKITLVRGKNVYHYADKSVEIDGSTLIFFNPKIPYTLLSENTPEHLTGYFCIFKEFFFTEKMRGSIGDLPMFAPGNKPSYSLTPEQDTYITQIFEKMQQELDSDYRFKYDLIRNYVTELIHYAMKMEPTERLYEHADANARITSIFAELLERQFPIESPSQRFTMRSAQDYAEKLSVHVNHLNRALKATTGKTTSHHIAERITNEAKALLKHSNWNISEISYCLGFEEAAHFNNFFKKQTEITPTAYRSI from the coding sequence ATGATATCGAACACTGAATCAATAGAAGAATTTTATAAAGGTAAATTCAATTATTTACCCGATAATCTGCAACATGAAGCCGGCCATTTTAATGTTTTTCGTCTTGAAGACTGTATAGCGCATCCGGTGAAATACAGCCGACGCGATTTCTACAAAATCACACTTGTCAGAGGAAAAAATGTTTATCATTATGCCGATAAAAGTGTTGAAATAGATGGAAGTACGTTGATCTTTTTCAATCCAAAGATACCTTATACGTTACTTTCTGAAAACACACCCGAACACCTGACCGGCTACTTCTGCATTTTTAAAGAATTCTTTTTTACCGAAAAAATGAGAGGCAGTATTGGTGACCTTCCCATGTTTGCACCGGGCAACAAACCGTCATATTCGCTTACGCCTGAACAGGATACATATATTACCCAGATTTTTGAGAAAATGCAGCAAGAACTGGACTCCGACTACCGATTCAAATACGATCTGATCCGCAATTACGTAACGGAACTGATTCATTACGCCATGAAAATGGAACCGACAGAAAGACTTTATGAACACGCAGACGCCAATGCAAGAATTACTTCCATTTTTGCAGAATTACTTGAAAGACAGTTCCCTATCGAATCACCATCACAGCGTTTCACCATGCGCTCAGCGCAGGATTATGCCGAAAAACTTTCGGTCCACGTCAACCATTTGAACAGGGCGTTAAAAGCCACGACAGGAAAAACCACTTCACACCATATTGCAGAAAGAATTACAAATGAGGCGAAAGCGTTGTTAAAACATTCTAACTGGAATATTTCAGAAATCAGTTATTGCCTTGGTTTTGAGGAAGCAGCGCATTTTAATAACTTTTTCAAAAAACAAACTGAAATCACGCCAACCGCTTATCGTTCGATCTAA